The DNA sequence TCCGCAGATCACCACGATATCGGCCTTTGCCGCCGCCTCTTTCAGGCGGCTTCTCAGCACGGCATGCTCATCCCTGGCAATGGGAAAAAGTAGCTCCTTGCCGCCCCATTGCCGAACCTTGGCGGCCATGGAAAAGGTATTTGATTCGATGGTCTGGCCGGGGGTTGGGGTGTTGTAGCAGGATACCAGCTCGTTTCCCGAAGGCAAGAGGGCTACAATCGGTTTCTTGAGAACCGGAACCTGTATCACGCCGCCTGTTGCCAAAAGGTTGAGATGGGATGGGGTGATGAGGGTTCCCTTCTGTACGATGGTCTCACCGATCGCCATGCGCTCTCCCTTCGGAATCATGTGCTGTCCCTGAACCACATCCTTCTGATCTATGGAGATAAGCCGATCTTCGTGAAAGGTCGTTTTCTCGATCATCACCATGGTGTCAAAGGCCTGCTGAAAAACCGGGATGCCTGTGTTTGAAAAGATGTAATCGACCTCGGTCTGCCACGAACTTACGTCACGGTCCGAGTCGAGATAGTGCTGCCAGGAAAAGCAGATGCCGTCCCAGCGGCTGCACTTCACATCCGGAACGTTCAGACGGGATACGATGTCCCTGGCCGCCACCCGCTTAACCGCATCGGGAAGGGATACGATTTCTTCGACCGGCCGATACTTTATATGCTTGCCGATCTCCTCCAGCGCTTCGAGCCTGGGCATGTTCATGCGGGCGAATCCTGTCATGCTCATTTCCCCGTCCTCATTACGTTTCCGGGTCGAGATGGGCCAGAATCCGCCGGGCCTGCTCGTCGGTCAGGTCATAATAGAAGAATTCTGCATAGAACCTCTTGAGTTCCGCCGTCATATCGACTTCGGGAAAGCGATCAGGATAGAGGGTACTCGCAAGATACAGCATGAGCAGGGGCTTTTGGACACCGGAATCCCAGAAAAAGACACCGGTGGGTACGATAAATATATGGTCCTGCGCAACCGCACTCATCTCGGCGTAGAGGTCGTCGGAAAGCATCTCGTGTATCACCTCTTCGGCCGTGGCGTTACCTGATGAACCGGCATGGTCGACAAAGATGTAATCGGGGTTCCATTCCAGAAGCTGCTCGGCGGTCACCTTTGTTTTTCCGCCCCCTTCAAGCGTGGTGGTAACGGGAACGCCCCCGCTGACCTTGATGAGATCCAAAATACTTGAGGCCGATCCGTGGGTCATTAATAGTTCCTGATTGGCAAAGTAGACGTTGGGCCGTTCGGCCTCGGGGATGGTGTCGACGACCGCGCTAATACGTTTCACCATGGCGTTGAAATAGTCGGCATAGCGTTCGGCTACCTTTGGAGCGTCGCCTCCGATCGCCTCGGCATATACTCCAACCTCATCGACGATGGAATCATAAGCTGGTTTCGATGCCAGGGGAACAACGGCCATTCCCGCCTCACTCATCGCCTTCGTGGTGTTGGGATTGGGAAAGTTGAAGACGATATCGGGTTTGTAGCCCACAAGGTCCTCGATGTTGGGGGAGCTGTGGGCATTCTTGATGCCGGGAACCTCGTTGAGGTGCTTGTAAATTACGTTTGACCAGGGCCAGCTGTAGATGTGGTAATCCCCGTCGAAGACGATCTTATCCTCGGCCCCGAGCATTACCACCTTTTCATACGATGGTCCGAAAAGACATCCGATTCTTTCGACCTGGTAGGGAACGGTGATGACCGTTCCGTCGCAGTTTGTTACGCTGCGGGTTTCCGGCGTGGCCGCTACGGTCGCTTCCGTTGTATTTTTTGATCCCTGCGCG is a window from the Sediminispirochaeta bajacaliforniensis DSM 16054 genome containing:
- a CDS encoding molybdopterin molybdotransferase MoeA is translated as MSMTGFARMNMPRLEALEEIGKHIKYRPVEEIVSLPDAVKRVAARDIVSRLNVPDVKCSRWDGICFSWQHYLDSDRDVSSWQTEVDYIFSNTGIPVFQQAFDTMVMIEKTTFHEDRLISIDQKDVVQGQHMIPKGERMAIGETIVQKGTLITPSHLNLLATGGVIQVPVLKKPIVALLPSGNELVSCYNTPTPGQTIESNTFSMAAKVRQWGGKELLFPIARDEHAVLRSRLKEAAAKADIVVICGGSGRGRFDLLQEAASDVGELYFSSVEHGPGKRTCFSLIDGTPVFGLVGPPGGEEMTFDFYVRPALLACLGQPYRVTEVQAVLDEDIAPHHRTDFIYTIGLYRVPGEKMLHARPLPHSRLDRSIAEHNGYLFVHQKGPGHKKGETVMVELRTGHENV
- a CDS encoding ABC transporter substrate-binding protein, which produces MKRNHHNSRVLWGSLVLTLLLTLGACNKGADSAAQGSKNTTEATVAATPETRSVTNCDGTVITVPYQVERIGCLFGPSYEKVVMLGAEDKIVFDGDYHIYSWPWSNVIYKHLNEVPGIKNAHSSPNIEDLVGYKPDIVFNFPNPNTTKAMSEAGMAVVPLASKPAYDSIVDEVGVYAEAIGGDAPKVAERYADYFNAMVKRISAVVDTIPEAERPNVYFANQELLMTHGSASSILDLIKVSGGVPVTTTLEGGGKTKVTAEQLLEWNPDYIFVDHAGSSGNATAEEVIHEMLSDDLYAEMSAVAQDHIFIVPTGVFFWDSGVQKPLLMLYLASTLYPDRFPEVDMTAELKRFYAEFFYYDLTDEQARRILAHLDPET